In one Silene latifolia isolate original U9 population chromosome 10, ASM4854445v1, whole genome shotgun sequence genomic region, the following are encoded:
- the LOC141608251 gene encoding uncharacterized protein LOC141608251, whose product MQKIPEKVGRAIFNDTEFMTDINAVVWDVDLETEAFEQNWQTVIEAHDFQNEVKHAICSMGVEGLTTVGTVEYHDVRDGLKHRNFRVEFNTKTNESKCACKLFERHGIVCRHILWVWNGRQVHRIPEPYVLARWTKKSYKPIVQGENGKVIEDIDEADIKKAEMSKVWSKIYATVGVMDNYATVKQMKQLQKTLTQFRENITGPIEPKTKNQEIEDLLGITASNDIDLRPPNKAKNKVSGKRFRSSKEKAKSKPEKRKRRCGNCKKWVNHNSRTCNLSFAESPPSDDDDEEESENEEKRQLKEKKNRNYTEADMDNQFIALV is encoded by the exons atgcagaAAATACCTGAGAAGGTGGGAAGGGCAATCTTCAATGACACGGAATTTATGACAGACATAAATGCCGTTGTTTGGGATGTCGACTTAGAAACAGAAGCATTTGAACAAAACTGGCAAACCGTTATTGAAGCACATG ACTTTCAGAACGAAGTCAAACATGCGATATGCAGCATGGGGGTCGAGGGTTTGACAACAGTAGGGACAGTGGAGTACCATGACGTTCGTGATGGACTGAAGCACAGAAACTTCCGAGTGGAATTTAACACCAAAACTAACGAGAGCAAATGTGCATGTAAGCTGTTTGAGAGGCATGGCATTGTCTGTCGGCATATACTGtgggtgtggaatggtaggcAGGTACACAGGATACCTGAGCCTTATGTCCTTGCTAGATGGACAAAGAAATCCTACAAGCCAATTGTCCAAGGTGAAAATGGAAAGGTCATAGAAGACATTGACGAAGCTGACATCAAGAAAGCtgagatgtcaaaggtttggtctAAGATTTATGCAACTGTCGGGGTGATGGACAATTATGCTACGGTTAAACAGATGAAGCAACTGCAGAAAACCCTGACACAGTTTAGGGAGAACATCACAGGACCAATTGAACCGAAAACTAAAAACCAGGAAATCGAGGATCTTCTTGGTATCACAGCTTCAAATGATATTGACCTTCGACCGccaaacaaggccaagaataaggTCAGTGGCAAAAGATTCAGGTCGTCGAAAGAAAAGGCCAAGAGCAAGCCAGAAAAGAGGAAGCGAAGATGCGGTAACTGCAAGAAGTGGGTGAACCACAATAGTAGAACTTGTAATCTTTCATTTGCTGAAAGTCCCCCttctgatgacgatgatgaagaagaatcagAAAATGAAGAG AAAAG AcagttgaaggaaaagaaaaataggaactacACAGAAGCCGACATGGACAATCAATTCATTGCTTTGGTGTGA
- the LOC141608252 gene encoding uncharacterized protein LOC141608252, with amino-acid sequence MNYIISANSSWVWRRIYKVKQDIAHGFVGGDWVVQPTGYTPAGCYEWLREARPPVQWSKVVWNDWVVPKHQFLGWLVAHEALNTVDKLIQYGLEVDDKCLLCGRLEERLSHLFFECQYSMRVILTMQQTTRCQFPITLDLAWWTNRGGTTVQRGVQVALLLSALYSI; translated from the coding sequence ATGAATTATATCATTTCTGCTAATTCCAGCTGGGTTTGGAGAAGGATATATAAAGTCAAGCAGGATATTGCCCATGGGTTTGTGGGTGGGGACTGGGTGGTACAGCCGACTGGTTATACTCCTGCAGGGTGCTATGAGTGGCTCAGGGAAGCCAGGCCACCAGTCCAATGGAGTAAGGTGGTATGGAATGACTGGGTAGTTCCTAAACATCAGTTCTTGGGGTGGTTAGTAGCTCATGAGGCCCTCAATACAGTTGATAAGCTTATTCAATATGGGTTGGAAGTAGATGACAAATGCTTGTTGTGTGGTCGGTTAGAGGAAAGATTATCACATTTGTTCTTTGAGTGCCAGTACAGTATGAGGGTGATATTGACTATGCAGCAGACTACTCGTTGCCAGTTCCCGATAACTCTTGATCTGGCATGGTGGACCAACAGGGGAGGTACTACTGTCCAGAGAGGAGTTCAAGTAGCATTGCTCCTGAGTGCTTTATACTCTATCTGA